CCTCTCCATGGCCTTCATGCTCTGCTACATGCTCGCCGCCCCCCTCTTCGGCCGCCTCGCCGTCCGCCACTCCCGCTGGCTCATCATCGGCCTGGCCGTCATGGCCTGGAGCCTCGCCAGCGGCGCCTCCGGCCTGGCCGTGACGTTCATCGGACTGCTCCTCACCCGCTGCCTGGTGGGCATCGGCGAAGCCGCCTACGGCCCCGCCGCCCCGGCGTTGCTCTCCGATTATTTCCCCCTCCAGGTCCGCGGACGCATCTTGTCCGTCTTCTACCTCGCCATCCCCGTCGGCAGCGCCCTGGGCTATGTCCTCGGCGAGCAGGTCGCCAAATCCGGCCTCGGCGCCTGGGCGGCCACCTGGCTCGGCCGCGAAACCGAAAGCTGGCGCTGGGCCTTCTACCTCGTGGTGCCGCCCGGCCTGGCCCTCGGCCTCTGGGCCATGTTTCTCCGTGAGCCGCTCAAAGCCGGCGCGCCCACCCCTAAATGCAGTGCCGGCCTGCGCGACTACCTCGGCTTCTTCCGCATCCCCTCCTTCGTCTATTGCACCCTCGGCATGGCCGCCATGACCTTTGCCATCGGCGGCATCGGTTTCTGGATGCCCTATTTCCTCGAGCACCTCCCCGGCAAGCCCGGCTCGCCCACCACCATCTTTGGCCTCCTCACCGTCGTCGCCGGCCTCGCCGCCACCCTCGCCGGCGGCTGGGCCGGCGACCGCCTCCGCCAGCGTTTCCCCGGCTCCTATTTCCTGGTCAGCGGCATCGCCATGCTCGTCGGCTTCCCCCTCTTCCTGGCTGCCCTGTTTGCCGGCTACCCCTATATCTGGCCCGGCATTTTCCTGGCCTGTTTCTGCCTCTTCTTCAACACCGGCCCCACCAACACCATCCTCGCCAACGTCTCCCCCGCCCGCCTCCGCCCCGCCGCCTTTGCCCTGAACATTTTAATCATCCACTTGTTGGGCGATGTCATCTCCCCCGTCATCGTCGGCCTGGTCGCCGACCGCTGGAGTTTGCGCGCAGGCTTTCTCCTGGTGGGCCTCATGTTTCTGGTGAGCGGCGCCTTGTGGCTGGCCGGCGCCCGCCACCTGGCGCGCGACACCGCCCGCGCCGCCGCCGACACCCCCGGCCACCCCACCACTTCCCCTTGACCTATGGCATCTCTCCCCTGGACCATTCGCTGGTTGCAACGCCTCATCCGCCTCGTGTTGCGGCTCTTCTACCGTTTCCGCGCCTACAACACCGACGTGCTCCAAACGCCCGGGCCGGTCTTGCTGACCCCCAATCACCTCACCTGGATTGACTGGCTCTTCCTCATCGCCCACGTGGACCATCGCTGGCGGTTTGTCACCAGCCGCGCCACCGCCCAAACCTCACCCCTCCACCGCTGGATCATGATCAACCGCTTCACCTTCCCCATTGACACCGCCTCCCCCTATGCCGTCAAACAAATGGCCGAACACCTCCTCCAGGGCGGACGCCTCGTCCTCTTCCCCGAAGGCCGCATGTCCCGCACCGGCGCCCTCATGAAGCTCTACGAAGGCACCGGCTTCCTGCTCTTCAAAACCCGCGCCCAGGTCATCCCCTGCTACCTCCGCGGCGCCCAGCGCATCTCCTGGGCCAAACACCGCGGCTGGAAACGCTGGTTCCACCCCGTCAGCGTCCACTACGGCAACCCCCTCTCCCCGCCCCAATTCCCCGGCCTCAGCACCACCGCCGCCCGCCTGCGCCTCACCCGCTGGCTCCGCGACGTCATGCTCGAACACCAACTGGCCGTCGAGCAGTCCTTCGGCCCTCCCACCGTC
The sequence above is drawn from the Verrucomicrobiia bacterium genome and encodes:
- a CDS encoding MFS transporter; its protein translation is MTASPQPPPPPPAESGPLPGARLALGLLLAINLFNYLDRQVLAAVVPHLKSSLFQSGQNHGMESFLAWAEQHLGFKPENALIGLLSMAFMLCYMLAAPLFGRLAVRHSRWLIIGLAVMAWSLASGASGLAVTFIGLLLTRCLVGIGEAAYGPAAPALLSDYFPLQVRGRILSVFYLAIPVGSALGYVLGEQVAKSGLGAWAATWLGRETESWRWAFYLVVPPGLALGLWAMFLREPLKAGAPTPKCSAGLRDYLGFFRIPSFVYCTLGMAAMTFAIGGIGFWMPYFLEHLPGKPGSPTTIFGLLTVVAGLAATLAGGWAGDRLRQRFPGSYFLVSGIAMLVGFPLFLAALFAGYPYIWPGIFLACFCLFFNTGPTNTILANVSPARLRPAAFALNILIIHLLGDVISPVIVGLVADRWSLRAGFLLVGLMFLVSGALWLAGARHLARDTARAAADTPGHPTTSP